From Draconibacterium halophilum, one genomic window encodes:
- the rpsO gene encoding 30S ribosomal protein S15 — MYLSSEKKQEIFAKHGKSAQDTGSTEGQIALFSTRINHLTEHLKKNKKDHSTRRSLIKLVGKRRSLLDYLIKKDIERYRAIIKELNLRK; from the coding sequence ATGTATTTATCATCAGAAAAAAAACAAGAGATTTTTGCCAAACATGGCAAATCAGCTCAAGACACAGGTAGCACAGAAGGTCAGATTGCGTTGTTCTCAACAAGAATTAACCACTTGACAGAACACCTGAAAAAAAACAAAAAAGACCACAGCACCCGTCGCTCGTTGATTAAATTAGTAGGTAAGCGTCGTAGCTTGCTCGACTACCTTATCAAAAAAGATATCGAACGATATCGTGCGATTATTAAAGAATTGAACTTACGTAAGTAA
- a CDS encoding helix-turn-helix domain-containing protein, with amino-acid sequence MDHNFIQNLTLIVQENLQNEDFGPEQLVEIIGKSHSTIHRRVKEYSGQSISQFIRAIRLNAAKELLLNEEDTIAEISYKVGFGSPTYFNKCFHDEFGMPPGEFKKKFRSKKTGTRHHRLFYLLPVLLLLVFFLIPNHRFSLLANKNNTEKTIAVLPFNYLGSEKEKQHFSNVMMLEITSKLSMVENLVVLSIPAIDTDKKEPNNQLVKKLGVNYLLKGNLHIAGNKMKLIVNLTNTKNGEIEWSETFNSGLENILEIESNISQAIAQQVNAFITPDEKARMRKIPTLSSEANDFYQSGRAAHMEYWQNNSDLVSLSKAEDYYQKALNNDSTFAQAYVGLAQIAYDKTTWSDIFKNTYLDTVLSLANRALSFDNTLSDAYTLRGDYYRARFSDKAIVQYQQALHFNPNSWQAYYGLGNFYLLQNSIKSAQNILEATKRRRGPEYPIMLDNLAFIFILNGLFDEGQELINRKLLWDNDSLYYYRRLALIEEYKEHFEKAAGYALKARAIDSTNLNANSLLAFNYVLLKEFKKATYYNERIVQISNNINFKLNNEHHRIGYVYLVNGDKQNATKYFHRQIDASQKLIAMGNAEEALYDLAATYAILNENDKAFENLKKVQQQNTNLWFIYFYMKNDPLLNTIRNEPAFQEILNRVKTKAETERNKLKNWAVQQKLFARH; translated from the coding sequence ATGGACCACAACTTCATTCAAAATCTCACCTTAATTGTTCAGGAGAACCTGCAGAATGAAGATTTTGGCCCAGAGCAGCTTGTTGAAATCATCGGAAAAAGCCATTCCACCATCCATCGGCGGGTAAAAGAATATTCTGGACAAAGCATCAGTCAGTTTATACGGGCAATACGATTGAATGCTGCCAAAGAACTACTTTTAAATGAAGAAGATACCATTGCCGAAATTTCATACAAGGTTGGTTTCGGAAGCCCTACCTATTTTAATAAATGTTTTCATGATGAATTTGGAATGCCTCCGGGAGAATTTAAAAAGAAATTCAGGTCGAAAAAAACAGGAACCCGACACCATCGTCTTTTTTACCTTCTACCAGTTTTGCTGCTCCTCGTATTTTTTTTAATTCCCAATCACCGTTTTTCTTTATTGGCCAATAAAAACAATACTGAAAAAACAATTGCAGTATTACCATTTAACTATTTAGGATCGGAAAAAGAAAAGCAACATTTCTCTAATGTAATGATGCTCGAAATTACCAGTAAACTATCGATGGTTGAGAATCTGGTAGTTCTTTCAATTCCAGCGATTGATACTGACAAGAAAGAACCGAACAATCAGCTGGTCAAAAAACTGGGGGTAAATTATCTGCTCAAAGGCAACCTCCACATTGCAGGCAACAAGATGAAATTGATTGTTAACCTTACCAACACAAAAAATGGAGAAATTGAGTGGTCGGAAACCTTTAACTCCGGTCTTGAAAATATATTAGAAATAGAAAGTAATATTTCTCAGGCAATAGCTCAACAGGTAAACGCTTTTATAACTCCCGATGAAAAAGCGCGAATGAGAAAGATACCTACCCTCAGTTCCGAAGCCAACGACTTTTATCAGTCGGGCCGGGCTGCACATATGGAATACTGGCAAAACAACTCCGATCTTGTATCGCTAAGCAAGGCAGAAGATTACTACCAAAAAGCATTGAACAACGACTCTACCTTTGCGCAGGCCTATGTAGGACTGGCCCAAATTGCGTACGATAAAACCACATGGTCCGACATTTTTAAAAACACTTATCTCGACACTGTTTTAAGTCTTGCGAACAGAGCCTTGTCGTTCGACAACACGTTATCAGATGCTTATACATTGCGAGGTGATTACTACCGCGCCCGATTTTCGGATAAAGCCATTGTGCAATATCAACAGGCTTTGCACTTTAATCCAAATAGCTGGCAAGCTTATTATGGTTTAGGTAATTTTTATTTATTACAAAACAGTATTAAGTCGGCGCAGAATATTCTTGAAGCAACAAAACGGCGCAGAGGACCGGAATACCCTATAATGCTCGACAACCTGGCTTTTATATTTATTCTGAACGGATTATTCGACGAGGGACAAGAACTAATTAACCGAAAACTATTGTGGGACAACGACTCGCTGTATTATTACCGGCGATTAGCGCTAATTGAAGAATATAAAGAGCATTTTGAAAAAGCCGCCGGGTATGCCCTAAAAGCCCGGGCAATCGATTCAACAAACCTAAATGCAAATAGCCTGTTGGCTTTCAATTATGTTTTACTTAAAGAGTTTAAGAAAGCCACCTATTATAACGAACGAATTGTACAAATCTCCAACAATATCAATTTTAAGCTAAACAACGAACACCATCGGATAGGCTATGTTTACCTCGTAAATGGCGATAAGCAAAACGCAACAAAATACTTTCACCGGCAAATTGATGCCAGCCAAAAGTTAATTGCAATGGGCAATGCCGAAGAAGCGCTTTACGACTTGGCCGCAACTTACGCCATTTTAAACGAAAATGATAAAGCCTTCGAAAACCTGAAAAAAGTACAACAACAAAATACCAACCTATGGTTTATCTATTTCTACATGAAAAATGACCCGCTGTTAAATACTATTCGTAATGAACCTGCGTTTCAGGAAATTTTAAACCGGGTAAAAACCAAAGCCGAAACAGAACGTAACAAACTTAAAAACTGGGCCGTTCAACAAAAATTATTCGCCCGCCATTAG
- a CDS encoding polyribonucleotide nucleotidyltransferase: protein MVNATVKTIDLADGRKITIETGKLAKQADGSVVVRMGDTMLLATVVSAKEAREDVDFMPLSVDYREKFSAAGRFPGGFLKREARPSDDEILVARLVDRALRPLFPDDYHAETAMMISLVSVGTDEMPDALAGLAASAAIAVSDVPFETPISECRVARVDGQYVINPSRVQMEEADLEIMVGASYDNIMMVEGEMSEVSEEVMLEAIKVAHEEIKKQCKVQEELAAELGVVKREYCHENNNEELRERVNAETYEACYEVAKKQLTNKAERMDSFMVIRDEFIEKYTEENAENEEIDLEQHIGLIKRYYHDVEKEAMRRMILDDKIRLDGRATNEIRPIWGEVNYLPGAHGSSIFTRGETQSLTSVTLGTKMDIKKIDNVTFQGTENFLLHYNFPPFCVGDAKTPRGTSRREIGHGNLALRGLKRMIPEDFPYVVRIMSDILESNGSSSMATVCAGTMGMMDAGIKIKKPVSGIAMGLITDKGAEKYAVLSDILGDEDHLGDMDFKVTGTADGITATQMDIKVDGLPYEVLAEALQQAKEGRLHILGEMLKVIPEPREDYKPNVPRIETVMIPKDMIGAIIGPGGKVIQAIQEETNTVIVIEEIDDQGKVEISGQGLEPIEAAKAKIKAITALPEVGEVYQGKVKSVVSFGAFIEIIPGKEGLLHISEMAWERVENAEDFAKEGEVVEVKLIGVDEKTGKLKLSKKVLLPKPEGYVERPPRDNRGGDRRGGDRRGGDFRGGDRRGGDRRRDDRRGGGDDRRGGDRREFRPRRDND from the coding sequence ATGGTAAACGCTACAGTTAAAACAATCGATCTTGCCGATGGCAGGAAGATTACCATTGAAACCGGCAAATTGGCCAAACAAGCCGATGGTTCGGTAGTGGTTCGAATGGGTGACACCATGTTGCTGGCAACAGTTGTGTCGGCAAAAGAAGCAAGAGAAGATGTGGATTTTATGCCCTTATCGGTTGATTACCGCGAAAAATTTTCCGCCGCAGGACGTTTCCCGGGTGGTTTCCTGAAAAGAGAAGCCCGTCCGAGTGACGACGAAATTTTGGTTGCACGTTTAGTAGACCGTGCACTTCGTCCACTTTTCCCGGATGATTACCATGCAGAAACAGCAATGATGATTTCGCTTGTTTCTGTTGGAACAGATGAAATGCCAGATGCACTGGCAGGATTAGCTGCTTCGGCAGCCATTGCAGTTTCAGATGTTCCTTTTGAAACACCTATTTCTGAATGTCGTGTTGCCCGAGTAGACGGACAATACGTAATCAACCCATCTCGTGTGCAAATGGAAGAAGCTGACCTGGAAATTATGGTTGGTGCTTCGTACGACAACATTATGATGGTTGAAGGCGAAATGAGCGAAGTTTCGGAAGAAGTAATGCTGGAAGCCATAAAAGTGGCACACGAAGAAATTAAAAAGCAATGTAAAGTTCAGGAAGAATTAGCTGCTGAGCTGGGTGTTGTTAAACGGGAGTATTGCCACGAAAACAATAACGAGGAGCTGCGCGAGCGTGTAAACGCAGAAACTTACGAAGCTTGTTACGAGGTTGCCAAAAAGCAATTAACCAACAAAGCCGAGCGCATGGATTCTTTTATGGTAATTCGCGATGAGTTTATCGAGAAATACACAGAAGAAAATGCTGAAAACGAGGAAATTGACTTAGAACAGCACATTGGTTTAATTAAAAGATATTACCACGACGTTGAAAAAGAAGCCATGCGCCGCATGATTCTTGACGACAAAATTCGTTTAGACGGACGTGCAACCAACGAAATTCGTCCTATTTGGGGTGAAGTAAATTACTTGCCGGGTGCACACGGTTCATCAATTTTTACCCGTGGCGAAACCCAATCGTTAACTTCGGTTACATTGGGTACAAAAATGGACATTAAAAAAATTGACAATGTAACCTTCCAGGGAACGGAAAACTTCCTGTTACATTACAACTTCCCTCCATTTTGTGTTGGCGATGCAAAAACACCACGCGGAACCAGCCGCCGTGAAATCGGTCACGGAAACCTGGCCTTACGCGGTTTAAAACGAATGATTCCTGAAGATTTCCCTTACGTTGTTCGTATTATGTCCGACATTCTTGAGTCGAACGGTTCGTCATCAATGGCAACTGTTTGTGCAGGAACAATGGGAATGATGGATGCCGGTATTAAAATTAAGAAACCGGTATCGGGTATCGCAATGGGATTGATTACCGATAAAGGCGCTGAAAAATACGCTGTTCTTTCTGACATTTTAGGTGACGAAGACCACCTGGGCGACATGGACTTTAAAGTTACAGGTACTGCCGATGGTATTACTGCTACCCAAATGGACATTAAAGTTGACGGACTACCATACGAAGTGCTTGCCGAAGCATTGCAACAGGCCAAAGAAGGTCGTTTGCACATTTTAGGCGAAATGCTGAAAGTTATTCCTGAGCCACGCGAAGATTACAAACCAAATGTTCCACGTATTGAGACAGTTATGATTCCGAAGGACATGATTGGTGCAATTATCGGACCTGGAGGAAAAGTAATTCAAGCCATTCAGGAAGAAACCAATACAGTTATTGTAATTGAAGAGATAGACGATCAGGGTAAAGTTGAAATTTCGGGACAAGGACTGGAGCCAATTGAAGCTGCAAAAGCTAAAATTAAGGCCATTACTGCACTTCCTGAAGTAGGCGAAGTTTACCAGGGAAAAGTAAAATCGGTAGTTTCTTTCGGAGCATTTATCGAAATTATTCCCGGAAAAGAAGGTCTGTTACACATTTCGGAAATGGCTTGGGAGCGTGTTGAAAACGCTGAAGACTTTGCCAAAGAAGGAGAAGTTGTTGAAGTTAAACTGATTGGTGTAGACGAAAAAACCGGCAAACTGAAACTTTCAAAGAAAGTTCTTCTTCCAAAACCAGAAGGTTATGTAGAGCGCCCACCAAGAGATAACCGTGGTGGTGACCGCAGAGGCGGCGACCGTCGTGGTGGCGATTTTAGAGGTGGCGATCGCAGAGGTGGCGACAGAAGACGCGATGACCGTCGTGGTGGTGGTGATGACCGCAGAGGTGGTGATCGCAGAGAATTCCGTCCTCGTCGCGATAACGACTAA
- a CDS encoding prolyl oligopeptidase family serine peptidase gives MRKTILFVLASIVLFACTEQKPKLEYPVTKKGDVKDTYFGVEVADPYRWLEDDHSDETAEWVKAQNKVTFGYLNQIPYREELEDRLSSLWNYEKVGAPFKEGDWTYFYKNDGLQNQYVVYRFKTGEDESTAEVFLDPNTFAEDGTTSLDALSFSENGKIAAYSISEGGSDWRKVIIMNTDTKEQMGDTLIDVKFSGISWKGDEGFFYSSYDKPEGSQLSAKTDQHKLYYHKLGTAQSEDALIFGGTPEEKHRYVGGGVTDDNRYLVITASVSTSGNKLFIKDLTKPNSKLITIIGTDESDTYVIENVGTKLYLVTNLNAPNQKVVITDASNPTPENWVDFIPETENVLSPSTGSGYFFAEYMIDAVSKVFQYDYNGKLIREVELPGVGSVGGFGGKKEATEMYYTFTNYITPGNIYQYNFETGESELYRKPAIDFNPNNFESKQVFYSSIDGTKIPMIITYKKGTELNGKNPTILYGYGGFNVSLTPSFSVTNAVWLEQGGVYAVANLRGGGEYGKKWHDAGTQMQKQNVFDDFIAAAEYLIAENYTSSDYLAIRGGSNGGLLVGAVMTQRPELMKVALPAVGVLDMLRYHTFTAGAGWAYDYGTAEDSEEMFDYLKGYSPVHNVKAGVAYPATLITTGDHDDRVVPAHSFKFAAELQAKQAGNNPVLIRIETDAGHGAGTPVSKTIEQYADIFGFTLWNMGIQTLAE, from the coding sequence ATGAGAAAGACTATTTTATTTGTATTGGCATCAATCGTTTTGTTTGCCTGTACTGAACAAAAACCAAAATTGGAATATCCCGTGACAAAAAAAGGAGATGTAAAAGACACCTATTTTGGTGTTGAAGTGGCCGACCCGTATCGTTGGTTGGAAGACGACCACTCGGACGAAACCGCCGAATGGGTAAAAGCACAAAACAAAGTAACCTTTGGCTACCTGAACCAGATTCCTTACCGCGAAGAACTGGAAGACAGACTTTCGTCGTTATGGAATTACGAAAAAGTAGGTGCGCCGTTTAAAGAAGGCGACTGGACCTATTTTTATAAAAACGACGGGCTGCAAAACCAATACGTTGTTTACCGTTTTAAAACCGGTGAGGATGAATCTACAGCCGAAGTTTTTCTTGATCCGAATACTTTTGCCGAAGATGGAACCACTTCGTTAGACGCTTTAAGCTTTTCGGAGAACGGCAAAATTGCAGCCTATTCCATTTCGGAAGGTGGCAGCGACTGGCGTAAGGTAATTATTATGAATACCGACACCAAAGAACAAATGGGCGACACACTTATTGATGTTAAATTCAGCGGAATTTCGTGGAAAGGCGACGAAGGATTCTTCTACTCCAGCTACGATAAACCGGAAGGCAGCCAATTGTCGGCAAAAACCGATCAGCATAAATTGTACTATCACAAACTGGGCACCGCGCAAAGTGAAGACGCACTGATATTTGGCGGCACACCCGAAGAAAAGCACCGTTATGTAGGTGGTGGTGTAACCGATGATAATCGCTACCTGGTAATTACTGCCAGTGTTTCTACCTCCGGAAATAAACTGTTTATAAAAGACCTGACCAAACCAAATAGCAAACTAATTACGATAATTGGAACCGACGAAAGCGATACCTATGTTATCGAGAATGTAGGCACAAAACTATACCTGGTTACCAATTTAAATGCACCAAATCAGAAAGTGGTTATCACCGACGCGAGTAATCCAACTCCTGAAAACTGGGTGGATTTTATTCCTGAAACCGAAAACGTACTTAGCCCGTCAACCGGAAGCGGTTATTTCTTTGCCGAGTATATGATTGATGCGGTATCGAAAGTTTTCCAGTACGACTACAACGGGAAATTAATTCGCGAAGTGGAACTTCCGGGTGTAGGATCGGTTGGTGGTTTTGGCGGGAAAAAAGAAGCTACAGAAATGTATTACACGTTCACCAACTACATTACACCGGGAAACATTTACCAGTATAACTTTGAAACGGGAGAATCAGAACTATACCGCAAACCTGCAATCGACTTCAATCCAAACAATTTCGAAAGCAAACAGGTTTTCTACAGTTCGATAGACGGCACTAAAATTCCGATGATTATTACCTACAAAAAAGGTACGGAGTTGAATGGTAAGAATCCAACAATCCTTTACGGTTACGGAGGTTTTAACGTCAGTCTTACACCAAGCTTTTCGGTTACCAATGCTGTTTGGCTGGAGCAAGGCGGTGTTTATGCCGTGGCTAATTTGCGTGGCGGTGGCGAGTACGGAAAAAAATGGCACGATGCAGGTACTCAAATGCAAAAGCAAAATGTGTTCGACGACTTTATTGCCGCTGCCGAATACCTGATTGCAGAGAACTATACATCGAGCGATTACCTGGCTATTCGCGGAGGATCGAACGGAGGTTTGCTGGTTGGCGCAGTAATGACACAACGCCCCGAGTTAATGAAAGTAGCACTTCCGGCAGTGGGCGTACTCGATATGTTGCGCTACCACACTTTTACCGCCGGTGCAGGCTGGGCTTACGATTATGGGACTGCCGAGGACAGTGAGGAAATGTTTGACTACCTAAAAGGCTATTCTCCGGTACACAATGTAAAAGCGGGTGTTGCTTATCCGGCAACACTTATAACTACCGGCGACCACGACGATCGTGTTGTTCCGGCTCACAGCTTTAAATTTGCGGCAGAATTGCAGGCAAAACAAGCCGGCAACAATCCGGTTCTTATCCGCATTGAAACCGATGCCGGACACGGAGCAGGAACTCCGGTAAGCAAAACCATCGAGCAATATGCCGATATTTTTGGTTTTACACTTTGGAATATGGGCATTCAAACACTGGCGGAATAG
- a CDS encoding SoxR reducing system RseC family protein, protein MGNWSENLKQTIDEKLKDSRDKDLRFFRIDEFKRNISRVDDFSNSCPVCKREQIDIAEAVNTIEQAVNHVGKHRRNYDRLISRLSKHMQKEHGFYAPYYFTYLISFFGIIGGSLLGYGLMQLNADIKLELFLIGFSIGLLPTYVWGHLKDKKIRNEKKLM, encoded by the coding sequence ATGGGCAATTGGTCAGAAAATTTAAAACAAACAATAGACGAAAAATTAAAAGATTCAAGGGATAAAGACCTGCGCTTTTTCCGTATCGACGAATTTAAACGCAATATTTCGCGTGTCGATGATTTTTCGAATTCCTGCCCCGTTTGCAAAAGAGAACAAATTGATATTGCTGAAGCCGTAAACACCATCGAGCAGGCCGTAAACCACGTTGGCAAACATCGCCGCAATTACGACCGGTTGATCTCCCGCCTTTCAAAACACATGCAGAAAGAGCACGGTTTTTACGCGCCATACTATTTCACCTACCTTATTTCATTCTTTGGAATTATTGGAGGCTCGCTGCTTGGCTACGGGCTCATGCAACTAAATGCCGATATTAAACTCGAACTGTTCCTCATTGGTTTTTCCATCGGGCTGTTGCCTACTTACGTTTGGGGTCATTTAAAAGACAAAAAGATCAGAAACGAGAAAAAACTAATGTAA
- the kynU gene encoding kynureninase codes for MFETNANFAIQKDKNDPLKEYRESFFIADENTIYLDGNSLGRLPKATKLLISEVTEKQWGTNLIESWNKYWYEKSSELGNKIAKLIGAADNEVIVSDNTSTNLYKLAHAALRLKHNKTEIVSDVFNFPTDLYILQGLIEEAGTDYKLVLANSKDDIHIDINDLKSKITQNTALVVLSLVAFKSSFFYNAREITEWAHKKGALVLWDLSHAAGAIPIDLTKTNADLAVGCTYKYLNGGPGSPAFLYVRKDLQNKLTSPIQGWFGDDRPFNFDLNYKPAKGVRRFLTGTPPVINQMAIEPGVDLLLNAGMKNIHKKSVTLSEYFIFLIQEIAQKNGFTIGSPLDSNKRGSHISVKHPEAYRICQALINPQKSKLKIIPDFREPDNIRFGFTPLYTNFIEVWTTVERLNTIIETKEYECFSMKKKVVT; via the coding sequence ATGTTTGAAACAAACGCAAACTTTGCCATCCAAAAAGATAAAAATGATCCGTTGAAAGAATATCGAGAATCATTTTTTATAGCCGACGAAAACACCATTTATTTAGATGGAAATTCTTTAGGACGGCTTCCCAAAGCTACGAAATTGCTTATTTCTGAAGTCACCGAAAAACAATGGGGAACCAACCTGATTGAAAGCTGGAACAAATATTGGTACGAGAAGTCGAGCGAGCTGGGAAACAAAATTGCAAAGTTAATTGGTGCAGCAGATAATGAAGTAATTGTTTCAGATAACACGTCTACAAATCTGTACAAATTGGCGCATGCAGCACTAAGGCTGAAACATAACAAAACAGAAATAGTAAGCGATGTTTTCAATTTTCCTACCGACTTGTACATCTTGCAGGGTTTAATTGAAGAAGCAGGAACTGATTACAAGCTGGTTCTGGCGAATTCAAAAGACGATATTCATATCGATATAAATGACCTAAAAAGTAAAATAACCCAAAATACGGCCCTTGTTGTTTTATCGCTTGTAGCTTTTAAAAGTTCATTTTTTTACAACGCCCGGGAAATTACGGAGTGGGCACACAAAAAAGGAGCATTGGTACTTTGGGATTTAAGTCATGCTGCCGGGGCTATACCCATTGATCTCACAAAAACCAACGCCGACCTGGCAGTGGGTTGCACTTATAAATACCTAAATGGCGGACCTGGATCTCCTGCTTTTCTGTACGTCCGTAAAGATCTACAGAATAAACTTACCTCGCCAATTCAAGGTTGGTTTGGCGACGATCGACCTTTTAATTTTGATTTGAATTACAAACCAGCCAAAGGAGTTCGTCGTTTTCTTACAGGTACTCCGCCGGTTATAAATCAGATGGCAATTGAACCGGGAGTAGATCTTCTACTTAACGCAGGAATGAAAAACATCCATAAAAAAAGCGTAACACTTTCTGAATACTTTATATTCCTGATTCAGGAAATAGCACAGAAAAATGGTTTTACAATCGGATCGCCACTCGATTCCAATAAACGAGGCTCTCATATTTCGGTAAAACATCCCGAAGCCTATCGAATTTGCCAGGCACTAATTAATCCTCAAAAATCGAAATTAAAGATTATTCCAGATTTCAGGGAACCCGATAACATTCGCTTTGGGTTTACACCTCTTTACACCAATTTTATTGAAGTTTGGACTACTGTTGAGCGCTTAAATACAATTATAGAAACAAAAGAATATGAATGCTTTTCAATGAAAAAGAAGGTCGTTACTTAG